CATCTTGTTTAACCAATCTCTGACCTCCCCATCCCCACGTTGCATCCCATATTCCCAGCCCAGCTTTCTCCAAAACCTCTGCATTTGTTCTTTGGTCCCCATGTTGAGGCCATGCCAGCACTGGAACCCCATTCCCAGCAGCTTCCATCACTGAGTTCCACCCACAATGGCATACAAATCCTCCAATGGCTGCATTTCCCAGAATATCTTGCTGGTTCACCCATTCTTTGATGACCATACCTCTGTTCTTTGTGCTTTCGAGAAATGAACTGCTTAATATCTCTCCCAAATCTTCTTTTTCATCTTTGTCAACTTTTTTCGTCTTGAGAACCCAAAGGAATCGATACCCACTTCTCTCTAGTCCATCACTTAATTCCTTTATTTGATCTTTCGACATGGCCGTTCTGCTTCCGAAGCTTAAGAAAACGACTGATTCAGCTGGTTGGTCGTTCAGCCATGGAAGATATCGAGTTTGGTCGTTCATGTTGAGACCATAAGTTTCCAATGGTCCTATAGGGAGAATCGGTGGGAGATTGCTTAAGGCTCTCTTGTTGCTGATTGCTGAAAGAGTTTCAGGCTCAAAGGATTCAAAGGTGTTCATTAGGATTCCATTGCAGAAAGGGAGAGCTTTAGCGTTTGAAACAAGGGTTGCTGTAAATCCATGATCGGCATTGAAGAATGGAGGTGGAATGCTTGATATCGGCAACGGGGTCAGCCCCGGGATCTCGATCTCGGCGGCACCATCGACGAGCTTAGCAGCATCCGATGTTGTCAGGATCGGTAGATACGCCATGAGTGAAAGAAACTTGAGAGAAGTGGTGGAAACAACATAGTTTCGTACCCCGAGATCAACCGCAACTTTGTTGGTACCATTGGCGACCACAAGGTCTGCAAAAATGGCGGAAATCGGTGGAGTTAAAGAAGCTAACAATGGATGTATCTGATGTGCAGAGCGGCTAGTGGCTTCGAATTGGATGAAAAAAGGGTCATCCGAAATGGAATCCGAATGCTGCATTGGAGGGACATGGAATTCAATATGATTGATTTCTGGATGTTTGGAGAGAAAGGAAGAAATGTGTGTACATTCAGCGACTGAAACAGTAGGTTTTGTGGTGATCAAAGTTAGCTTACAGTTGTGGGATAATAGCAGCGAGGCGAGGCGGAGAAAAGGGGTCAGATGACCCATTCCGGCACTCGGAAAGAGGGCAATGTGCGGCTGAGATGTGACAGAACCTGGGGAAATCGACATTTTTGTGTGAGATGAATGTTTGACTTTCAAATTTAGATGGAAAGAACAAGTGGAATTTATACATACAATATAAGCATATGGATGGAtgacttatttattttttaattttatgttcacacaatatttaaaattatttatagtctATTACACTTCAGAATACTCGAATTTATATTttcttacattgacaacaatgttcatgccaatcgaattaagactcaatcaataagtatttataaatttaaaatggttaaaaataAGCTCAAATCTCTGTACTTtttgtatgtttgaaatttagcgattacatttttattttcaggaattcaaatattgtacttttcaaattttaaaatttatatacaatTGTTAATGCcataaaaaatttttattaaattaaagttcattATAACAGTTTGGCATACCT
The sequence above is drawn from the Gossypium hirsutum isolate 1008001.06 chromosome A05, Gossypium_hirsutum_v2.1, whole genome shotgun sequence genome and encodes:
- the LOC107897380 gene encoding UDP-glycosyltransferase 708C1, whose product is MSISPGSVTSQPHIALFPSAGMGHLTPFLRLASLLLSHNCKLTLITTKPTVSVAECTHISSFLSKHPEINHIEFHVPPMQHSDSISDDPFFIQFEATSRSAHQIHPLLASLTPPISAIFADLVVANGTNKVAVDLGVRNYVVSTTSLKFLSLMAYLPILTTSDAAKLVDGAAEIEIPGLTPLPISSIPPPFFNADHGFTATLVSNAKALPFCNGILMNTFESFEPETLSAISNKRALSNLPPILPIGPLETYGLNMNDQTRYLPWLNDQPAESVVFLSFGSRTAMSKDQIKELSDGLERSGYRFLWVLKTKKVDKDEKEDLGEILSSSFLESTKNRGMVIKEWVNQQDILGNAAIGGFVCHCGWNSVMEAAGNGVPVLAWPQHGDQRTNAEVLEKAGLGIWDATWGWGGQRLVKQDEIQRKISELMTDEKLKSKAKSVGNEAKKATGNGGTSKNTILETIESLKQNVQTVLGTHKN